TCATGAAAATGAGATTAATGCAATGGCTAATTGGCTCGGTTGTAAATTAGAAAAATTCTCGTTCTCATATTTGGGTCAACCTATTGGTGGTAATATGAAGAGAGTTAAAGAGTGGGACCCGGTGGTGTGTAAATTCAACAAAAGATTGGCCGATTGGAAAACTTGTGCGATGTCTTTTGGGGGTCGGTTAACTTTAGTAAAATCAGTCCTGTCCAGCCTTCCGTTGTATTTCTTCTCTCTATTCCGTGCTCCTTCTTGCGTCGTCAAAAAACTCGAAGGTACGAGAAGtcatttcttttggggcgggtcaaaTAATTCAAAAAAAATATCATGGGTCAAATGGGAGTCAATTATGTTACCGTTTAATTAGGGGGGTTTAAACGTGGGATGTTTAAAAGCAAAAAAATTAGCTCTCTTAGGAAAATGGTGGTGGAAATTTTACAACAATGGGAACGTTTTATGGGTCCGTATTATCAAAAGCATTTTCGGGAGGGACGGGGGTTATGTCCTATTTCGAACTCAGAACCAAAAGGCAATAACTCTACTTGAAGTCTATCTTGGAAGTGGGCAGGGCGATCGATGCCTTAGGCATTGATTTCTCAACTTCTCTCAAGAAACTTTTATTCGGTGGTTCTCTCACATTATTCTGGGAAGAGTCTTGGTGTGGAAATAGTTTGTTGAAGTACAGGTTTTCGAGGCTTTACAGAATTGCTATAGAAAAAGAGGCGCGGGTCAGTGATTTGGTACAAAGGTCAAACAACGAGTTAACATTTTCATGGAATTGGTCGAGAACCTTAACAGGAAGATTGGTCAGCGAAGTCAGGAAATTAGAAGAGGAAGTTGCTGGTACGGTTTTTAAAAGCGAGGGTACAGATTCATAGGCATGGAGGTTATCAACGAGTGGTAGATGGTCAACAAAATTACTTTCATCATTAGTACTTCATCACTCAAGAAATCAAAACAGCTCATTGCCGGAAACACAACGAAATTGCTTGGTTCCATCTATGGTCGGGCTGTTTATTTGGCGGGCGAGCAAAGGCAGAATTGCGTATCGGGTAGAACTTGATAAACGAGGTCTAGATTTGGATTCGGTGAGGTgtccgatgaaatgtcccgttcttattgattaaaaacgttccatattaattgatttcgttgcgaggttttgacctctatatgagacgtttttcaaagactgcattcatttttaaaacaaaccataacctttatttcataaataaaggtttaaaaagctttacgtagattatcaaataatgataatctaaaatatcctgtttacacacgaccattacataatggtttacaatacaaatatgttacatcgaattcagtttcttgaatgcagtttttacacaatatcatacaaacatggactccaatcttgtccttattttagtatgcaacagcggaagctcttaatattcacctgagaataaacatgctttaaacgtcaacaaaaatgttggtgagttataggtttaacctatatatatcaaatcgtaacaatagaccacaagatttcatatttcaatacacatcccatacatagagataaaaatcattcatatggtgaacacctggtaaccgacaataacaagatgcatatataagaatatccccatcattccgggacacccttcggatatgatataaatttcgaagtactaaagcatccggtactttggatggggtttgttaggcccaatagatctatctttaggattcgcgtcaattagggtgtctgttccctaattcttagattaccagacttaataaaaaggggcatattcgatttcgataattcaaccatagaatgtagtttcacgtacttgtgtctattttgtaaatcatttataaaacctgcatgtattctcatcccaaaaatatta
The window above is part of the Rutidosis leptorrhynchoides isolate AG116_Rl617_1_P2 chromosome 1, CSIRO_AGI_Rlap_v1, whole genome shotgun sequence genome. Proteins encoded here:
- the LOC139848948 gene encoding uncharacterized protein; this encodes MANWLGCKLEKFSFSYLGQPIGGNMKRVKEWDPVVCKFNKRLADWKTCAMSFGGRLTLVKSVLSSLPLYFFSLFRAPSCVVKKLEVGRAIDALGIDFSTSLKKLLFGGSLTLFWEESWCGNSLLKYRFSRLYRIAIEKEARVSDLVQRSNNELTFSWNWSRTLTGRLVSEVRKLEEEVAGTVFKSEGTDS